In Camelina sativa cultivar DH55 chromosome 16, Cs, whole genome shotgun sequence, a single window of DNA contains:
- the LOC109129614 gene encoding uncharacterized protein At2g17340-like isoform X1 has protein sequence MSILVRCSSLEGYSKRLAEVFSKDVISFLASCQKLVPRPWVIDDLDNFQAKWIKKPWKKAVIFVDNYGTDIILGILSFARELLLRGTQVGTFDNDRVFLHNLLSDAEYTLSCSFSFYFILKVLLAANELPAINDVTYTELTDIVSQVKYVEVAQFLRGRLYDCVFKYNEVQS, from the exons ATGTCGATCCTTGTTAGATGTTCGTCCTTAGAAGGttactcaaaaagg CTTGCTGAGGTTTTCTCAAAGGATGTCATATCTTTCTTGGCTAGCTGTCAAAAATTGGTTCCACGACCGTGGGTCATTGATGACTTGGACAACTTCCAAGCCAAATGGATCAAGAAGCCTTGGAAGAAG GCAGTGATTTTTGTTGATAATTATGGTACCGACATAATTTTGGGTATTTTGTCGTTTGCAAGAGAGTTGCTCCTTCGTGGAACTCAGGTAGGTACTTTTGACAATGACCGAGTCTTTCTCCACAATCTACTGAGTGATGCAGAGTATACTCTAagttgttctttctctttttatttcatcTTGAAGGTGCTTCTAGCTGCTAACGAGCTGCCAGCTATCAACGATGTAACATATACAGAGCTTACTGATATCGTGTCTCAG GTGAAGTATGTTGAAGTAGCACAGTTTCTCCGAGGACGACTTTACGACTGTGTATTTAAATACAATGAAGTTCAGAGTTGA
- the LOC109129614 gene encoding uncharacterized protein At2g17340-like isoform X2, producing MSILVRCSSLEGYSKRLAEVFSKDVISFLASCQKLVPRPWVIDDLDNFQAKWIKKPWKKAVIFVDNYGTDIILGILSFARELLLRGTQVLLAANELPAINDVTYTELTDIVSQVKYVEVAQFLRGRLYDCVFKYNEVQS from the exons ATGTCGATCCTTGTTAGATGTTCGTCCTTAGAAGGttactcaaaaagg CTTGCTGAGGTTTTCTCAAAGGATGTCATATCTTTCTTGGCTAGCTGTCAAAAATTGGTTCCACGACCGTGGGTCATTGATGACTTGGACAACTTCCAAGCCAAATGGATCAAGAAGCCTTGGAAGAAG GCAGTGATTTTTGTTGATAATTATGGTACCGACATAATTTTGGGTATTTTGTCGTTTGCAAGAGAGTTGCTCCTTCGTGGAACTCAG GTGCTTCTAGCTGCTAACGAGCTGCCAGCTATCAACGATGTAACATATACAGAGCTTACTGATATCGTGTCTCAG GTGAAGTATGTTGAAGTAGCACAGTTTCTCCGAGGACGACTTTACGACTGTGTATTTAAATACAATGAAGTTCAGAGTTGA